One window of the Acidobacteriota bacterium genome contains the following:
- a CDS encoding PadR family transcriptional regulator, with protein sequence MTRSDRGDLLRGTLEMLILQTLRRGAMHGYAITEAIERISQDVLKVGEGSMYPALYRMEKRGWIKSHKARSENNRIAKFYQLTAKGRRHLQGASRRWKSFSAAVDAIMGADAAEEKGP encoded by the coding sequence ATGACCAGATCAGATCGCGGAGATTTGCTGCGGGGGACCTTGGAGATGCTGATTCTACAGACTCTGAGGAGAGGGGCCATGCACGGCTACGCCATCACCGAGGCCATCGAACGGATCAGCCAGGACGTGCTCAAGGTGGGGGAGGGGTCGATGTACCCGGCTCTCTACCGCATGGAAAAGCGGGGATGGATCAAGTCCCACAAAGCCCGCTCCGAGAACAACCGCATCGCCAAGTTCTATCAGTTGACCGCTAAGGGGCGCAGGCATCTGCAGGGTGCGTCGCGGCGCTGGAAGAGTTTCAGCGCCGCCGTGGACGCCATCATGGGAGCAGATGCAGCCGAGGAGAAAGGGCCATGA
- a CDS encoding ABC transporter permease, with amino-acid sequence MRNDGEGIDPTLAAEIDGEIEEEISFHLQMRMEANMKKGMSRQEARAQALRQFGDPQDVRRQGRRILASQGSSSRGRAWFAALGHDLQFGLRQLRRHPGFALVAMVTLALGIGANTAIFSVVDSVLLKPLPYQDPERLFMLWERPPEYPRNSVSPRTFLDWREQSRSFESMAAFSDDGVVVTRGGEPEQISGAAVSPGFFRLLGVDMALGTGFLPESRQSGEPTVILTHALWQSRFGGDPALVGQTITVDGKQMPVVGILEPGPLDRRPAQLYFPLIFDPSQVGRASHYLTVYARLAQGRSLSQAQSEMDAIAAAIAEESPETNKDWGVRIDPLRERIVASDLAQSLWVLFAAVLLVLSIACVNVANLNLVRASEREREVALRSALGAGRLRLLRQFLVENLLLALAGGALGVAVAHWTLRLFSAWIPPGTLPAEAQVQVDWRVLAFALAVSLLTGLISAGAPAWRAWRQDPNETLKRAGRTSLPGTGQRRSRSLLLVTETALALVLLVGSGLLIRSLWQLQQSEIGLDPENVLSFHISLPYSKYSEAQASLDFFQRLRENVEALPGVESTALVTQIPVTFWNNGLFFSIEGETPVDVARRPGAHFQRVSPGYFRTMGIALLQGRDFSPRDAAGGPLVAIVNETLVKRHIPSGDPIGRRIAAGSGDFARSYQIIGVVGDVQVYGLAPGAQPDAPEIYVPLVQAPFNNSFLVLRTDGQGSDPQALTPAVREQVRRIDPQQPITQVRSMQEVAAASLSDERFITLLLGAFALTALILASVGIYSVVAFVVSRLTHQIGIRRALGALDRHVVALVLQQGLRPALWGILLGTLLALGLGGVISSLLHQVSPADPLILAASALLLVATTLLALAVPGSRASRVQPVVALRSE; translated from the coding sequence ATGAGAAACGACGGAGAAGGGATCGATCCGACCCTGGCGGCCGAGATCGACGGGGAAATCGAGGAAGAAATCAGCTTCCATCTGCAAATGCGCATGGAAGCCAACATGAAGAAGGGGATGAGCCGCCAGGAAGCCCGCGCCCAGGCTCTGAGGCAATTCGGCGACCCCCAGGACGTGCGTCGCCAAGGACGCCGGATCTTGGCCTCCCAAGGTTCTTCATCGAGAGGCCGCGCCTGGTTCGCCGCATTAGGCCATGACCTTCAATTCGGACTGCGCCAGTTGCGCCGGCATCCCGGGTTTGCGCTGGTGGCGATGGTGACGCTGGCCCTGGGAATCGGGGCCAACACGGCCATCTTCAGCGTCGTCGATTCGGTCCTTCTCAAGCCGCTGCCCTATCAAGATCCTGAACGGCTGTTCATGCTCTGGGAGAGGCCGCCCGAGTATCCGCGCAATTCGGTTTCTCCGCGCACTTTTCTCGATTGGCGCGAGCAGAGCCGGAGCTTTGAATCCATGGCCGCCTTCAGCGATGACGGCGTGGTTGTGACGCGGGGCGGGGAACCGGAACAGATCTCGGGGGCGGCGGTATCGCCCGGATTCTTCCGTCTGCTGGGGGTGGATATGGCCTTGGGGACCGGCTTTCTGCCCGAATCCCGGCAGAGCGGAGAGCCGACCGTGATCCTGACCCACGCGTTGTGGCAGAGCCGCTTTGGAGGCGACCCGGCGCTGGTGGGGCAAACCATCACCGTGGACGGCAAGCAGATGCCAGTCGTGGGCATTCTCGAGCCGGGTCCTCTCGACCGCCGTCCAGCTCAGCTTTACTTCCCGCTGATCTTCGACCCGAGCCAGGTGGGACGGGCCAGCCATTACCTCACCGTCTACGCCCGTCTGGCCCAGGGACGCAGTCTCTCCCAGGCCCAGTCCGAGATGGACGCCATTGCCGCAGCCATCGCGGAAGAGTCGCCCGAGACCAACAAGGACTGGGGCGTCCGCATCGATCCCCTGCGCGAACGCATCGTGGCGTCCGACCTGGCTCAGAGCTTATGGGTGCTCTTTGCCGCCGTGCTGCTGGTGCTCTCCATCGCCTGCGTCAACGTGGCCAACCTTAATCTGGTGCGGGCCTCGGAACGGGAGCGCGAAGTGGCCCTGCGTTCGGCCCTGGGGGCGGGACGCCTGCGGCTGTTGCGCCAGTTCCTGGTCGAGAACCTCCTGCTGGCCCTGGCTGGAGGGGCGCTGGGGGTGGCGGTGGCTCACTGGACCCTGCGCCTCTTTTCCGCCTGGATTCCTCCGGGCACGCTGCCTGCAGAGGCCCAGGTGCAGGTGGACTGGCGGGTGCTGGCCTTCGCCCTGGCCGTCTCGCTGCTGACGGGATTGATCTCGGCCGGCGCGCCCGCCTGGAGGGCCTGGCGCCAGGATCCCAACGAGACCCTCAAACGGGCCGGACGCACCTCTTTGCCCGGCACCGGGCAGAGACGCTCGCGCAGTCTGCTCCTGGTGACCGAGACGGCGTTGGCCCTGGTACTGCTGGTGGGGTCGGGACTGCTCATCCGCAGCCTCTGGCAGCTCCAGCAGAGCGAGATCGGATTGGACCCTGAGAACGTCCTCTCGTTTCATATCAGCTTGCCCTACAGCAAGTATTCCGAGGCCCAAGCAAGTCTCGATTTCTTTCAGCGTCTGCGCGAAAACGTGGAAGCCTTGCCGGGAGTGGAGTCGACGGCTCTCGTGACTCAGATTCCGGTCACCTTTTGGAACAACGGACTCTTCTTTTCCATCGAGGGCGAAACGCCAGTGGACGTGGCCCGCCGTCCCGGCGCTCATTTCCAGCGCGTCAGTCCGGGATATTTCCGCACCATGGGCATAGCGCTGCTGCAAGGACGCGATTTCAGTCCCCGGGACGCTGCCGGCGGGCCTCTGGTGGCCATCGTCAACGAGACCCTGGTCAAGCGCCATATCCCTTCGGGCGATCCCATCGGACGGCGCATCGCCGCCGGCAGCGGAGACTTCGCCCGCAGCTACCAGATCATCGGCGTGGTGGGGGACGTGCAGGTCTACGGTTTAGCCCCCGGCGCCCAACCGGACGCACCAGAGATCTACGTGCCTCTCGTTCAAGCGCCCTTCAACAACAGCTTCCTGGTACTGCGGACGGATGGGCAGGGAAGCGATCCCCAGGCATTGACGCCGGCCGTGCGGGAGCAGGTGCGCCGCATCGATCCCCAGCAGCCCATCACCCAGGTGCGCAGCATGCAGGAGGTGGCCGCAGCCTCCCTTTCAGACGAGCGCTTCATCACCCTCTTGCTGGGCGCCTTCGCCTTGACCGCACTGATTCTGGCATCGGTGGGAATCTACAGCGTGGTGGCCTTTGTCGTCTCCCGCCTCACCCATCAGATCGGCATCCGCAGGGCTCTGGGGGCGCTTGACCGCCACGTGGTGGCACTGGTGCTGCAACAAGGTCTGCGGCCTGCCTTGTGGGGCATCCTGCTGGGGACGCTCCTGGCCCTGGGGCTGGGAGGAGTGATCTCCAGTCTGCTCCATCAAGTCAGTCCCGCCGACCCCCTGATCCTGGCAGCCTCAGCCCTCCTTCTGGTGGCCACAACCTTGCTGGCCCTGGCCGTCCCGGGATCGCGGGCCAGCCGCGTTCAACCGGTGGTGGCCCTGCGCAGCGAATGA
- a CDS encoding PQQ-binding-like beta-propeller repeat protein, whose translation LSARAGEDWTRWRGPNMDLSVKGSGTFEPDRKYRLEVAWRRPLGPGYSAVSLAGGIAVTAFASGEHDVVAAFDAATGEERWRTPVGPRYPGHWGSQDGPISTPLIADGRVFIVDTGGRLAALDLADGSVIWSSDLAEDHDSPAPFYGFATSPIPFDDLVIVQTGGKQAAIAAFQADTGEVRWACCQGAVNYQSPFIADFEGEPLLLGVGDKRLFGVDPRSGRQLWSVEHGGDGSVIGSMSSNIVPTSNHRFFLKNRASGSKLFELVGPEQGGVREVWSSRSIRGTYVVAVHHDGYIYGPSGRIMTAISAETGETAWKSRTPSDGFPIVVDGHLVVATKDGALSVGRASPQGYQEMAGLNLFDDLVWTPASFYQGSFYLRSMSELARVDVVEASVPMALDRERPGVLPESDFAKWVAKTESSADPGAEIDRFLQSQPRLPVIEDKDKVHFIYRGPGRDIALVSDLFGGRTDRPMNRIADTDFFYYSSPLEPDARITYGFLRDFEHWVLDDRNPQRDERYYGDSRSVVTMPDWRPPGFLHEATPRRRGRLEEVPFSSSHRQIHLPLKVYLPADYDPDQRYPVLYIHAGTLEILFGRMVQTLDNLIGQSVQPLIAVFIPAPGERPNGASNGYTIYQSYSGAEKDATRRMLVEEVVPLVEERYPIIDDPQSRGLVGGDYTAFASFYAAAKHPDLFARLGLRSIVYESAYREEYAALLASPQEQPLTVYLEWGKYDDKSEKEGWDARADSMAFARMLRSKGYSYVGGETHDGAGFSSWRNRTDRLLQTLFPLKKD comes from the coding sequence CCTGAGCGCGCGGGCGGGCGAGGACTGGACCCGCTGGCGGGGTCCTAACATGGACCTCAGCGTCAAGGGCAGCGGGACATTCGAGCCTGATCGGAAGTACCGCCTCGAAGTGGCCTGGAGGAGGCCGCTGGGCCCCGGATACTCGGCGGTATCACTTGCCGGCGGTATCGCGGTTACGGCCTTCGCCTCAGGTGAGCATGACGTGGTGGCGGCTTTCGACGCCGCTACCGGGGAGGAGCGCTGGCGAACCCCGGTCGGGCCCAGGTATCCGGGACACTGGGGCTCGCAGGACGGCCCCATCTCGACGCCCCTGATCGCGGACGGAAGGGTCTTCATTGTGGATACCGGCGGACGTCTGGCGGCCCTTGATTTGGCCGATGGAAGTGTAATCTGGAGTTCGGATCTGGCCGAGGATCACGATTCTCCAGCCCCTTTCTACGGATTCGCAACTTCACCTATCCCTTTTGACGACCTGGTGATCGTGCAGACCGGCGGCAAGCAAGCCGCCATCGCTGCCTTCCAGGCCGATACCGGAGAGGTGCGCTGGGCTTGCTGCCAGGGGGCCGTCAATTACCAGTCTCCCTTCATTGCCGACTTCGAGGGCGAGCCGCTTCTTCTGGGGGTGGGAGACAAGCGGTTGTTCGGCGTGGACCCGCGCAGCGGACGCCAACTGTGGTCGGTCGAGCACGGCGGAGACGGCTCGGTCATCGGCAGCATGAGCAGCAACATCGTCCCCACCTCGAACCATCGCTTCTTCCTCAAGAACCGGGCCTCGGGATCCAAGCTCTTTGAACTGGTGGGACCGGAGCAAGGCGGAGTCCGGGAAGTGTGGTCGAGCCGTTCCATCCGCGGAACCTACGTGGTTGCGGTTCACCACGACGGCTACATCTATGGACCCTCGGGCCGGATCATGACCGCCATATCGGCCGAGACGGGAGAAACCGCCTGGAAGTCGCGGACGCCCAGCGACGGTTTTCCCATCGTTGTCGACGGACACTTGGTCGTTGCGACCAAAGACGGTGCACTCAGCGTAGGCCGGGCTTCCCCGCAAGGCTACCAGGAAATGGCCGGACTGAACCTCTTCGACGACCTGGTCTGGACTCCCGCCAGCTTCTACCAGGGCAGCTTCTATCTGCGCAGCATGTCGGAACTGGCCCGGGTCGACGTAGTGGAGGCCAGCGTTCCCATGGCGCTCGACCGGGAACGGCCCGGCGTCCTGCCCGAATCGGACTTCGCTAAGTGGGTGGCCAAGACGGAGTCGTCAGCCGACCCCGGCGCTGAAATCGACCGCTTCCTGCAGTCCCAACCCCGGCTCCCGGTCATCGAAGACAAGGACAAGGTGCACTTCATCTATCGCGGACCGGGGCGGGACATCGCTTTGGTCTCGGATCTCTTCGGAGGCCGCACCGACCGTCCCATGAACCGCATCGCAGACACCGACTTCTTCTACTACTCGTCTCCCCTGGAACCCGACGCCCGTATCACCTACGGATTTCTCAGAGACTTCGAGCATTGGGTGCTGGACGACCGCAATCCCCAGCGCGACGAACGCTACTACGGCGATTCCAGGTCGGTTGTGACCATGCCGGACTGGCGCCCTCCCGGCTTTCTCCACGAAGCCACGCCCCGGCGCCGGGGACGGTTGGAAGAAGTCCCCTTCAGCAGCAGCCACCGCCAGATCCATCTGCCGCTGAAAGTCTATCTGCCGGCCGACTACGACCCCGATCAGCGCTATCCCGTCCTCTATATTCACGCCGGCACCCTGGAGATTCTCTTCGGCCGCATGGTCCAGACCCTCGACAACCTCATCGGCCAGAGCGTCCAGCCTTTGATCGCGGTCTTCATTCCCGCACCGGGAGAAAGGCCCAATGGCGCCTCCAATGGATACACCATCTATCAAAGCTACTCAGGCGCAGAAAAGGACGCCACCCGCCGGATGCTGGTTGAGGAAGTCGTTCCACTGGTCGAAGAGCGCTATCCCATCATCGACGATCCGCAGTCGCGTGGACTGGTGGGAGGCGACTACACGGCGTTCGCCAGCTTTTATGCGGCCGCCAAGCATCCCGACTTGTTCGCTCGCCTTGGTCTACGTTCCATCGTCTACGAAAGCGCCTACCGGGAAGAGTACGCGGCCCTGCTGGCCAGCCCTCAAGAGCAGCCCCTGACGGTTTATCTCGAATGGGGCAAGTACGACGACAAGAGCGAGAAGGAAGGCTGGGACGCCCGAGCCGACAGCATGGCTTTCGCCCGCATGCTGCGCTCCAAGGGATACAGCTACGTGGGCGGAGAGACCCATGACGGTGCCGGCTTTTCAAGCTGGCGCAACCGCACCGACCGGCTGCTGCAAACCCTCTTCCCGCTCAAAAAGGACTGA
- a CDS encoding PadR family transcriptional regulator: MTEKQQTIQDWLPLNPQVLAILMVLMEQDRHGYGIMQDAAALSGAQVRMQPGALYRHLKKMLEGGLVCELERRKVDPESDERRRYYRITTLGREVAAAEAERMARWVRLGRALQLLDEG, translated from the coding sequence ATGACGGAGAAACAACAGACGATTCAAGACTGGCTCCCGCTCAACCCTCAGGTGTTGGCGATACTGATGGTCCTGATGGAGCAGGACCGGCATGGCTACGGCATCATGCAGGATGCCGCCGCACTTTCCGGCGCCCAAGTCCGCATGCAGCCGGGAGCGCTCTACAGACACTTGAAAAAGATGCTGGAGGGCGGACTGGTCTGCGAGTTGGAGCGCCGCAAGGTGGATCCTGAAAGCGACGAACGGCGACGCTATTACCGCATCACCACGCTGGGAAGGGAAGTGGCCGCCGCCGAGGCCGAGCGGATGGCGCGGTGGGTCCGGCTCGGCCGGGCCCTGCAACTCCTGGATGAGGGATGA
- a CDS encoding class I SAM-dependent methyltransferase yields the protein MREKIEDDTANGYESFASDYMARRDQSRIGVATVRKWAGSLEPGTAILDLGCGHGVPVSRALLDDGFTIYGVDASPSLAEAFGKRCPEGQVVCEPVEKSSFFDRKFDAALASGLMFLLPAQAQRDLIAKVALALNPGGRFLFSAPTEKGAWRDVLTGRESLSLGIEAYLTAISDAGLSLLAQHVDEGENHYYDTAKACLGRLTLSG from the coding sequence ATGCGAGAGAAGATCGAGGACGACACAGCCAATGGATATGAATCCTTCGCCTCGGACTACATGGCTCGCCGCGATCAGTCGCGCATCGGCGTGGCCACGGTGCGAAAGTGGGCAGGGTCTCTGGAACCGGGGACGGCGATTCTCGATCTTGGCTGCGGTCATGGCGTACCCGTCTCGCGGGCCTTGCTCGACGACGGTTTCACCATCTATGGCGTCGACGCTTCGCCCAGCCTGGCGGAAGCTTTCGGCAAGCGCTGCCCTGAAGGGCAGGTCGTCTGCGAGCCCGTCGAGAAGTCCAGCTTCTTTGATCGGAAGTTCGATGCCGCCTTGGCCAGCGGGCTGATGTTCCTGCTGCCGGCCCAGGCGCAGCGCGATCTCATCGCCAAGGTTGCGCTGGCCCTCAATCCGGGCGGCCGTTTCCTCTTCTCGGCGCCCACCGAGAAGGGCGCCTGGAGAGACGTTCTGACCGGCCGCGAGTCGCTTTCCTTAGGCATAGAGGCCTACCTGACCGCCATCTCGGACGCAGGCCTCTCCCTGCTGGCCCAGCACGTCGATGAAGGTGAAAACCACTACTACGACACGGCCAAAGCGTGTTTAGGACGGCTCACACTCTCGGGGTAA
- a CDS encoding glycosyl hydrolase, with protein sequence MLTRYSTWLLLLLTALCGGLSASGPDPETFKGLQWRNIGPFRGGRSTTVAGVPSQRGTFYFGTTGGGVWKTLDGGDSWRNVSDGFIQSGSIGAVAVADSDPNVVYVGTGEAPFRGVMSSSGDGVYKSTDAGKTWTHAGLEKTRQISAVRIHPRDSDLVYVAAQGSPWGDSEERGIYRSRDGGASWEKVLYVDQRSGASDLSMDPTNPRILYAAFWDHRRKPWRVFSGGPGSGIHKSSDGGDTWEQLGEGLPDQMGKIGVAVSPARPQRVWAIVEAEEGGLFRSDDGGQQWTRVNRQRVLRARAWYYTHVFADPLDEETVYVLNAPLMKSVDGGKTFKRIEVPHGDNHALWISPLDNQVLINGNDGGANVSYSGGRTWSTQSNQPTAQFYRVITDQRFPYHVYGGQQDNSTVAIASRSMDSHIGRQHWHAVGGCESAHVAFDPSDPNLVYAGCYQGIITEYNHRLGQERNIMAYPYLGLGSQPKDLKYRFNWNAPILVSQHDPQVIFHAGNVLLRSDDRGQSWREISPDLTRDEEEKQGPGGAPITNEAAGGETYNTILYVAESPHEEGVLWAGSDDGLVHLTRNGGADWQDVTPPGIGEAMINSIEVSPHDPATAYLAVTRYKWDDFSPYLFKTEDFGATWTSLTEGFEPQHFLRVVREDTVRPGLLYAGTEYGFYVSWDGGAQWERFQLNLPVTPVTDVRVKDADLVAATQGRAFWILDDIAPLREWEEELADKDLHLFKPSPAVRTGGSAGDSAEAGKNPPNGAILYYWLAEAVEEGEDPLELEILDSGGKVIRSFSSAKPEKNESDGDEGPAAEKPLLASKGLNRFVWDLRREPVAKVPGLFVIGGLEGYRLAPGDFTVRLRRGGQAEEAPLQVAQDPRTDFTARQFAEQQDILDGLWKRADSVQRDVQRLRSLRRQINDLLELTSGHEADDEISQAGERLLERIEALESTLAQPKQETFQDVINFPNKLNARLLNLMRTIDEGGPPVTEGAKLLLQELAFAHEEAEAAVAAFLSQTLPEFIDLLAEKQIPPIILPGS encoded by the coding sequence ATGCTGACACGGTACTCGACCTGGTTGCTTTTGCTCCTGACGGCTTTGTGCGGCGGTTTGTCGGCCTCCGGGCCCGACCCGGAGACCTTCAAGGGCCTGCAATGGCGAAACATCGGACCCTTCAGGGGAGGCCGCTCGACGACTGTGGCCGGGGTCCCTTCCCAGCGGGGCACCTTCTACTTCGGAACCACCGGCGGAGGCGTCTGGAAGACTCTCGACGGCGGGGATAGCTGGCGCAACGTATCGGACGGTTTCATCCAGTCCGGCTCCATCGGAGCGGTGGCGGTAGCCGACTCAGACCCCAACGTGGTCTACGTGGGGACAGGTGAAGCTCCCTTTCGGGGCGTGATGAGTTCCTCGGGCGACGGGGTTTACAAGTCCACCGACGCCGGAAAGACCTGGACTCACGCAGGACTGGAGAAGACCCGCCAGATCTCGGCTGTCCGCATCCATCCACGCGACTCCGACCTGGTCTACGTGGCCGCCCAAGGCAGTCCCTGGGGCGACAGCGAGGAACGGGGCATCTACCGCTCCCGGGATGGAGGCGCGAGCTGGGAGAAGGTCCTCTACGTCGATCAGCGCAGCGGGGCCAGCGACCTGAGCATGGACCCTACCAATCCGCGCATCCTCTACGCCGCCTTCTGGGATCATCGGCGCAAGCCCTGGAGAGTGTTCAGCGGAGGCCCGGGCAGCGGCATCCACAAGAGCAGCGACGGCGGAGACACCTGGGAGCAGCTCGGCGAGGGACTGCCCGATCAGATGGGCAAGATCGGAGTGGCCGTGTCGCCGGCGCGTCCTCAGCGGGTGTGGGCCATCGTGGAGGCCGAGGAGGGCGGCCTTTTCCGCTCAGACGACGGCGGCCAGCAGTGGACGCGGGTCAACCGCCAGCGCGTCCTGCGGGCCAGGGCCTGGTACTACACCCACGTCTTCGCCGATCCCCTCGACGAGGAGACGGTCTACGTCCTCAACGCCCCCCTCATGAAGTCGGTGGACGGAGGCAAGACCTTCAAGCGCATCGAGGTGCCCCACGGGGACAACCATGCCCTCTGGATCTCTCCTCTCGACAACCAGGTCCTCATCAACGGCAATGACGGAGGCGCCAACGTCTCCTACAGCGGCGGGCGCACCTGGTCGACCCAGTCCAACCAGCCCACCGCCCAGTTCTACCGGGTCATCACCGACCAGCGCTTTCCCTACCATGTTTACGGGGGCCAGCAGGACAACTCCACCGTGGCCATTGCCAGCCGCAGCATGGATTCTCACATCGGACGCCAGCACTGGCATGCTGTGGGCGGCTGCGAGAGCGCGCACGTAGCCTTCGATCCCAGCGATCCCAACCTGGTTTACGCCGGCTGCTATCAAGGCATCATCACCGAGTACAACCACCGGCTCGGACAAGAGCGCAACATCATGGCCTACCCCTACCTGGGCTTGGGCTCGCAACCCAAGGACCTCAAGTATCGCTTTAACTGGAACGCCCCCATCCTGGTTTCGCAGCATGACCCGCAGGTCATCTTTCATGCCGGCAACGTGCTCTTGCGCAGCGACGACAGGGGACAATCGTGGCGCGAGATCAGTCCCGACCTGACCCGCGATGAGGAGGAAAAGCAAGGTCCGGGAGGGGCGCCCATCACCAACGAGGCGGCGGGAGGGGAGACCTACAACACGATTCTCTACGTGGCCGAGTCGCCTCACGAAGAAGGGGTGCTTTGGGCGGGCAGCGACGACGGGCTGGTTCATCTGACGCGAAACGGCGGAGCCGACTGGCAAGACGTCACCCCGCCGGGAATCGGCGAGGCCATGATCAACTCCATCGAGGTTTCGCCCCATGATCCCGCCACGGCCTATCTGGCCGTCACCCGCTACAAGTGGGACGACTTCTCTCCCTACCTCTTCAAGACCGAGGACTTCGGGGCCACCTGGACGTCGCTTACCGAGGGCTTCGAGCCCCAACATTTCCTGCGCGTGGTGCGCGAGGATACGGTGCGTCCGGGATTGCTCTATGCCGGCACCGAGTACGGTTTCTACGTTTCCTGGGACGGCGGCGCTCAGTGGGAGCGCTTTCAGCTCAACCTGCCCGTCACGCCGGTCACCGATGTGCGGGTCAAGGATGCGGACCTGGTGGCCGCTACTCAAGGGCGCGCCTTCTGGATACTCGACGACATCGCCCCGCTGCGGGAGTGGGAGGAAGAACTGGCCGACAAGGACTTGCACTTGTTCAAGCCCTCGCCGGCCGTCCGCACCGGGGGGTCAGCGGGAGACAGTGCGGAAGCCGGCAAGAACCCGCCCAACGGCGCCATCCTCTACTACTGGCTGGCTGAGGCGGTGGAGGAAGGCGAAGATCCGCTGGAGTTAGAGATTCTCGACTCGGGCGGGAAGGTCATACGCAGCTTTTCCAGCGCCAAGCCTGAGAAGAACGAGTCCGACGGCGATGAGGGTCCAGCGGCCGAGAAGCCGCTGCTTGCGTCCAAAGGCCTTAACCGCTTTGTCTGGGACCTGCGCCGGGAACCGGTGGCCAAGGTGCCCGGACTCTTCGTCATCGGGGGGTTGGAGGGCTACCGCCTGGCCCCCGGCGATTTCACGGTGCGGCTGCGGCGGGGCGGACAAGCCGAAGAAGCGCCCCTGCAGGTCGCACAAGATCCGCGCACCGATTTCACGGCCCGGCAGTTCGCCGAGCAGCAGGACATCCTCGACGGTCTCTGGAAGCGGGCCGACAGCGTCCAACGCGACGTCCAGCGTCTGCGCTCGCTGCGCCGTCAGATCAACGACCTGCTGGAGCTGACCAGCGGGCACGAGGCCGACGACGAAATCTCGCAGGCCGGCGAGAGGCTGCTGGAGAGGATCGAGGCACTGGAAAGCACCCTGGCCCAGCCCAAACAGGAAACCTTCCAGGACGTCATCAACTTCCCCAACAAGCTCAACGCCCGCCTCCTCAACCTCATGCGCACCATCGATGAAGGCGGCCCGCCGGTCACCGAGGGAGCCAAGCTGCTCTTGCAGGAGCTGGCGTTTGCTCATGAGGAAGCCGAGGCAGCAGTCGCCGCCTTCTTAAGCCAAACCCTGCCGGAGTTCATTGACCTGCTGGCGGAAAAACAGATCCCGCCCATCATTCTCCCCGGCAGCTAA